A stretch of DNA from Babesia bovis T2Bo chromosome 2, whole genome shotgun sequence:
CAATGAACTAATGAGGTAGTCCACTAGATTACTGAATATTTTAAGTGTCATTCGTCCTTCCCCGTAGTGCGAGTAAATACGCATTGCTGCGTTATAGAAATCCTCCATATTATTCGTTTGGTTTACAAATTCTTCTAGGTTTGGTCCATTGGCCATCATTGTAGCATCCGGCTGGGAGTTAAATGCTCTTCCATTATCCTCCGGTTTCCTGGCTTTGCTATGTTCTGTCACGGCACGTTCTACATATCTGTTAGTCTCGACATCATATGTATCAACTCTGTCCACTATTTTAACGGTACGTTGTGCGCTTTGTTCCTTAGGTTTCCCTTTGCGTTGCATTTCATCCACTACTTGTTTGATGCTCCCATATGGTTTGCACACCTTTTCTATTGTTTCTCTTCTATTATGGCTGTACATCTTAAGTCTGAGCCATAGTTTATTGTTTTTATCTCGTTCTTCAACCACCTGGAAATATGCGTTTTTCAGTTGTTCAATAGACTGGTATATAGCCTCCACCTCAGTCATGGAGACTGGGCTTGATTTTGAAGAATTTGATACATCTTTTCTCAGGCACTCAATTGACTTTTTGAGTTGAGAATTCCAATTTCTTTCTAGTTCCTGTTGTTCCGATGATTGCCACTTAAGCAGTGGGAGGCTAAAATCCGCGTTACAGTTGCTATCTAAGCTTATTTGTCTACCTTCCTGTCCCGTTTGTTGCCCATCTGACTGTATGGAATCATCAACGCTTTCCCTTGCTTCGGCATTATTGGACATGTCATAGTGGCAAAAATCAGAAATATTCCTACACTCCCTTATAGAATAATCCCATTCGTTCTGCAACGCACTTAtaatttgttttttaatGGCTACTAGAGTCTTGAAAGCCTCCACTGCTTCGTCATATTCACTTTTATCCGTCATGTTTTCCCCTTGTCTAATTGGTATCTATCTTCATTCAAATATCGGGGTTAGATAATATCACATGTGATATTATACATCGCAGCATGAACTTGGTGTCTACGCTCCAGGCATTATTATGTGCTTCAAATGATACTTTATGCTACAGCATGGTAATTCGAGGTGTGTCTAAACATGGCGATGCTTATGTGTATAGTTAAGTGTCTAATTGCTCATTTGTATGATAGATATCAGTATAAgataatatacaatgcTCGCCTAGATTTAGATTTTTAATACTAGCTCCACATTTTGCTACACACCTTGGGCGGATATACCGATGCAAGGTGTTGCCAAGGTCACCAATATGAGTAGAATCCTAGCATTTCTTTGGTATCAACACTTGttccattttattaaattAAACGTTATTAGGGTTATTTCGTTCTGATGGGTTTTGTATGACcctttgttttattggAATCCTTATCTTCTGTCTTGACATGGAGGTACTACGTAGATTCATCACCGGAACTGCGTTCCTATTACTGTCTATGGCTTTTGCCGCACATAATCCACATCGCAAGCATCGCCACAGGTTTCAAAGTTTTTCTAATGGCGTCATGCTGCAGAAGGTTGGTTGATTGATGCAGAGTTGTCTAATAATCCCAATTGTCTTAAATGCGCCTAAACAGCACTTTATTGGCGTTTTTATGTTACATGTTTAGGTAGTGTTTGGTTTTTAGGTGTTGCTCAACTATTTATTTATGTTGATGGTATGGCTATTATCTATGTAATACTGCTCATTTACATCGTTATTCAGGGATCGGTTGAAAAGAACCCACTTTCTGGCGGCGGTTCGTCAATGAAGTTTGTTGCAACTGTTACTCCCCCCGTGTCTGTTAAGGAAGTCAAGGCATCTCCCAAAGAGGATGACTCGCCTTCTGTGACTACTGAGGACATTATGCGAGGACGCGCCTCCGTTGACTTTACCAAGTACCCTGAGTATGCACAGCTCCAGCCAAAGAAGAGTCTTATTGGTGCTATAGTTATATTTGCCTTGTACTTTTTGGCCACTGTGGTCTACAACTATATGTAGGTTGTCTCTTATTGCTCTCTTATTTCTGTGTAGTCGAAAAGTTGCTGAGAAAGACCGTGTTGACAAGGCGTTGCGCGAGTACGAAGAGGAGAAGGAGCATTACATTGAGACTGGCGAGACAGCTGACGTCGTCGGTGACGCTGTATAGGTGTGTATCGTTTTTTGGCATTTGACCCATGTCAGTTGGCATGCTATTCGATTACACATTCAAACATTTATTATAAAATGTCaacatattttatatcatgTCTGCATTCTATCGCTGTATATCATATGCAACACGGTGTGTTTCGTGGAATCCTTTGTTGGGTCACATCAATGAGACCAGGTTATATTATGTCAAGTGGATACATGATTAACAATGTCTAATTCATACGAAGGGTGTGGAGATCTTACGATTTTCGTAGCCGTTGCCTTGAATAAGGTAATTGGCCATAAAAACCAAATTCCCTGGCCGCATATTACGCATGATTTTCGTTTTTTGCGTAATGGCACAACTTACATTCCACCTGAGGTGTTGTCTAAGAACCCAGATATACAGAATGTTGTGATTTTCGGTAGGAAGACTTATGAAAGTATCCCTAAAGCTTCGCTCCCTCTTAAAAACCGTATAAACGTGATACTGTCTCGTACTGTGTAGGTGTTAACTATatgtgttgttttaatGTATCTACAGCAAGGAAGTTCCTGGTTGTTTGGTGTACGAGGACCTTTCTACTGCCATTCGTGATTTGCGTGCAAATGTCCCTCATAACAAGATTTTTATCTTAGGTGAGTGTGTGTTGTGTTGGTATTTCATTACTGGTGCGTCGTAGCCGTTCCATGATTACCCGGGTTCATCTATCATGGCTTATGGTATTGGTTCCACTCTATATAGTTTCGCATTGTCTTGTGTGTTATAACAATCTCAGGCGGTTCTTTTCTTTACAAGGAGGTGCTTGACAATGGTTTGTGTGATAAGATTTATTTGACTCGTCTCAACAAGGAGTATCCTGGTGACACCTACTTCCCTGATATTCCGGATACTTTTGAGATAACCGCCATTAGTCCTACGTTTTCCACTGACTTTGTCAGTTATGATTTTGTTATTTACGAGCGTAAGGATTGCAAGACTGTTTTCCCCGATCCTCCTTTTGATCAATTATTGATGACAGGGACTGACATTAGCGTTCCCAAACCAAAGTACGTTGCTTGTCCTGGCGTCAGGATACGCAACCATGAAGAGTTCCAATACCTTGACATATTGGCAGATGTGCTAAGTCATGGTGTATTGAAGCCCAACCGTACCGGTACTGATGCCTACTCTAAGTTTGGCTATCAGATGCGATTTGACCTTTCACGTTCATTCCCGTTATTGACTACCAAGAAGGTAGCATTGCGCAGCATAATTGAGGAACTGCTCTGGTTTATTAAGGGTAGTACCAACGGCAACGACCTACTGGCTAAGAATGTGCGCATTTGGGAGCTTAACGGTCGTCGTGATTTCCTTGATAAGAATGGTTTTACAGATCGTGAAGAGCATGATTTAGGTCCTATATATGGTTTCCAATGGCGTCATTTTGGTGCTGAGTACTTGGATATGCACGCTGATTACACTGGTAAGGGTATTGATCAGCTTGCTGAGATAATTAACCGCATTAAAACGAACCCAAACGACCGTAGGCTGATTGTATGCTCTTGGAATGTTTCGGGTGGGTTTATTTAGTCCATTTTTACTATTATGTTTGCAGACCTAAAGAAGATGGCTTTGCCTCCTTGTCATTGTTTCTTCCAATTTTATGTCAGTGACAACAAGCTTTCTTGTATGATGCATCAGCGTTCCTGTGACCTTGGTTTGGGTGTACCTTTCAACATTGCTTCTTATAGTATACTTACTGCTATGGTGGCTCAGGTTTGCGGTTTAGGTTTAGGGGAGTTTGTCCATAATTTGGCAGACGCCCACATTTATGTTGACCACGTGGACGCCGTTACTACTCAGATTGCTCGCATTCCTCATCCATTTCCCCGTTTGCGTTTGAACCCTGATATTAGGAATATCGAGGACTTTACTATTGACGACATTGTAGTTGAGGATTACGTCTCGCATCCTCCCATACCCATGGCCATGTCCGCATGATCACAACCGTTTGGTAAATAGAATCttattttggtagaaacAGTACCATTTCCATACACAACCATTGCGTAGTGCAGTTGTTATTGTGGACCTAGGCATGGCAGGTTAGCACCGTCTGACGTAATGGCTATGGGTATAATACTACAAATCCCTAGGATTTACGTATGTGGATATATCTAATCTATGTCCTGGGATGAACGTCGAGATATATGCAGATTTGCTATGATACGGACTGGATAAGACAGCACCTCTATATGATATAGCGTAGTTTGCGGGATGTTTATCTAGGGAAAACGGTATTCCCGTATGAATTCACGCGTGCAACCGTTAATTAAAGTCACATTCACTATTGAAGCCGGGTAGCGAACTATGAAAACGCAATGGCATTCTTTTACATCCGAAAGCAACCACTCAAATGGCATGGTTGTAACACTATACACgatttatatatctaacaCATCGATGGGAAATATGCTCTAGATTCTAAGTTAGCAACTTTTTCTCAATTGCGTAAGTAACTTAGGCAACAAGCTCTTTTTAAACAGGAACCTTGAATAGAAATAATATCACACGCAGTCTTTTTTAGATCTGGCAGACGCTATGGTTGTGTTTTTTAGTAAATCCACAGTCACATAAATGTGTAGTCATGTCGAGTTACACCCTAGAATCCATGTAATGTGTGGTTCCTAGTGATCATATGCCTTTAATTGGCATTGTTTGATACATATGGCAAAATTAACTCGTATAGTAAAGAAAATTTTATTGAAGGATGGGTCGGATCGTGATGTTCGCAAATCAGAGCCTTCATCCGCGCCTTCTGTGGAGTCCATCGCTACTCACCGGCTACCACAGCCTATGGTCGACTTCAGTAATCTGCCTAGTATAGACGATACGGAACTAAGACAACGTGCTGTTGAGAGGGCCCGTGTTAAATCACTAACCAAGGTCAGCTGCAAGGGATCTACTATCGCAAAGAAGTCTGCTGCAACCACTGAATTCAAAAAGAATGTCATTGCACCGAAGGTTAAAGGCAGGGCAGCTACCTCGGTGGCGCCTCCCAGTTCTGATAAGCCCATCGCAAGTGCTACCTCTGGATCTAGTCTGGATTTGGCTAAGGAGGCCATAAGTACTAAACCTAAGGTTGCCACTGGCAAATCTAAGCCGCTAGGTACTACAGTGGATACCAAGGTGATCAAGCCGCAGTCACGAGGTAAACGTAAGCGTGAGGCTACAAAACAGATGTGGCGTCGTAAGTATGACTTCGCTAACGAGGCTAAGCGCCTAGTGGAATCCTTCCATCAGGAAGATCAGCATGGAGTTGCTCTTGGTAACGTTTCAGGGTTGAAGAACGAGCTTGAATCCATTGAGGAGATGTTGAACCGTGCTGTTCCTGCCCCTCGGGTGGTTCAGAAACCCAGTACCAAGCGTATGATTCGTGCTAAGTTGCGTAATAAGGCATTGCTCCAAGCAGCCTTGAACAGTGCTTAAATGTATAGTATAACAAGGATGTGTATGATAGCTTTTACTATTTATGGCTAATGGCCAACATTAGAGTGGTGTGTATGGTCTGTCGCGTTAGCGCCATATAGTATGGGTGTGACCTAACATATAATCGCGGCCATATtgtgtaaatatatgtgaCGTTCGTCTACTTGATAATACCATTTTGACGGTTGCTTTGGCACCCGTTCTTCGGGAATGCCGCCAAGATGTTGGATCGTGTAACCTGGTTCCATTTTCAGAACCTTCAGGACAACTTCATGAAGTATTACCGTGCTACGGAGGTACTTTGTTTGGTTGTGTTCTTTGACATTCTTTGCAGAAGCATCGTATTGACGAGATTAGACTGAGTCGTCTAAGCATTCTTTATGGCGCTGCTACACTTAACCGTCGCATtgaatacatatttcaaAATGAAGAAACCAAAGGTATGTCCCCTTTTCATAGTTAATAAACGGCCCTAGGCATGGTCATCTGTGCTCACCTTAAGCATTCTAAGATCCATGACTTCTACATAATAGTGGCCTGCCTAATATACGGTTACACGCTATTGCATACCAACTGGCACGGTGAGACCGATGAAACCCTACGATACAAGATTCGTGTTTCTAATTGCCGTTTGGTGATTGTCGACGACGAGATTGATACTGAAAGCATGGTGGCTGACGTGAAGTATCTACGGCTATCTGATGTCTACGCTGAATCGATATACCGCAAGGGACTTTCGTTGAATAACTACCTGTCGCTAGTCGATTCCATGGGAAAGGAACGTTCGGACTATCGTATCCAGGAAATGTTAAGCGACCAATCCAAGCACGTGGGATCGATATCGCTGGATTCTGTTATGATGATCACATTCACCAACGGTGGTGTATCAGGTCGACCGCGTGCGCGTAAGGTTACTTACGGAGAGATGGCGCAGCACTTTCGTGCTTTGGAGGCTATGAACGCTTGGAGTTCTGATGACGTGTTGGTGGTGTTCATGACTAACCCAACTTATGACTTTTTTTCCAGCATTGTGCTCTACTATTGCCTTAGCCGTGGCAATGTGCACATTTACTTTTTGCAGCGGTACATGTCCACTTATTGGAAGATCCTATGGGAGTCTAACGAGCATGCTAAGAACGTTTTCACCCAGCTTGATAAGAACTACAAGGTAGGTCTAGGTATCGAATTGTATATCTCACAGATTCTATCGTTCCTATTCCCACGTCAACTCGAAGCTTTGTTGACCCTTGACGAGGTAGCCCATGAGTGCCAGATGTTGCTAAATTCACCTATACTATCTTTATCACCTCGACCTACGCAAACCCCGAGTACCACAGAAGCTGCTGGCACTTCAGAGGGGCACATACGACCAGCTGGGTCTGAGGAAACTGCAGCTGCCGAGGTGCGTCAAACTCCAAGGTCAGAGTCACCGTCTAAGAAACAAAGTGCCAATATGCCCATATCAGGCGAATCTGGAGAATGCCCATCGTCTGTACCATCACGGTTGAGTACCATTGGAGCTGCCAAAGCAGGAATAGGGCGTATTGCAAAGTATATTTGGGGGAACTCTAGTAACAAATCGGATAGTGCCAGGTCCACAGTACGCACAGGGCAAACTGCTTCGACATCTGCCAAGGAGGGTTCAGCTGCCCAACGTAGTTCCAGTGCACCTCGTACTGTAATACCGGATACCAATCGTATGACAAGTGTCCACATCCCTAAGCTACACCTGAAGCTTACCGAACTGCGGAACGTCCTATGTGATAAGAATGTGGTTTTCCTCTTATCAGGTACCCATGCCAACTATGCGCTGTGTAAGTGTGATGGTATCCgtgatattatatatcagGCCGGCTGTTTGCCCGTTTAACTGGTGGCAAGACGCCCGCCGTTCGCTATGGGTGTACTGAAATTTCACCCACGGTAAGTGCTTTGCGTGGCTTTTTTACATCACCCAGATAACGTTGATACCGCCTTGTGTTGAACAGAAGCGCTTGATGGCGCTTTATAACCTAGGTTTGTCAAACGTCTCTAATGGTAGCCGTACACCCGGTATATATGTCGGCAACGCAGTATCGGAAGAACATGATTTGCGCGTTGTTAAGTCAATTGATAAAATGGATCCCAACTTTTTGGTACGTATCTATGTTAGCGAAATATACTTGAGCAGGTGCCATGCGACCCTGGAGAACCGGGTTACTTTGTTTGCCACAGTGGTGATCGGAAGTACATGGTGCTTCCTAGGGAATTTAGTGACTCGCTGTTAGATGACGGCACGTACATCGGTATGGACGACATCGGTTTCTATTTAGAGGCACTGGACGCCAAGCACTTCTACTGGGCTTACAAAGTTGATCATACGCTGCCAAAGGAAATTGATTACCCCTACTTTGAACTGCTATGTACCAGCAGGGAGATACAACAGGCTATATGCAGCCGCTACGACCTCACTGAACCTGTAGTACGCGTGGAAACTGTACAAATACGCCACAACAATGGAAGCCCGCGTATTATTACAGCAGTGGAGCTGATAACTAACCTTCGTGCTGAAATTGCCGATGACCTTAGGACAACCTTCCTTGACCTCTGCAGTAAGTTCGACGCATTGAACTATAACTGTTAACAGAAGAAGCTGGTATATTCGAAGACTGCCCAGCGCCTGACGAAATCCGTGTAACGTCCATTCCGTGGGCTTACAAGGGTGCTGTGAGCTACCACGTGCTGAGTGTAAGTGTGTAGACCGTTCGAAAACAACTTTTCACAGGACCTGTTGCAGCAAACGCACTTATAATGTCACACAGCTCAATGTATAACAACTTTAGACGCTTAGTTCTCAACACATCAGTAGCGACGGTCGCAGCAGTGGCAGTGTCTGATAACATAGTGACGTTGCGATGGGTAGGCACTGATATATTAACGCATATAACAAATAGGTCAATAATGACTCCATGTCACCAGTACTGTTCGCACTAGATAAGACACGAGGTTGGCTATACTGTGCATAGGCAATAAGTCACAGACCTGGCCGTGATCATACGCGCTAACCGATATTATCGCAACGACATCGTGCTATACAAGCATCCAGTCACAGGGGCAGATGCTTTTGGAAGGCTACTAGAAGTCAATGTAAGTGAAGACATTAACCAGCTACGTGAACGTGTTCCATGTGGCCATTGCTGGTAGGTACACAACATGATGACTAATGTATATAGGATAGAGAATGACAACCCGCGCTCGGACGAACCCGATAGTCACACTTTTGGCGCTGTAAGTTGTGATATAACGTAGCCATATCACATTTAATCGCTCTCCAGATACCAATGGGACTGCTGCAGGGATGCGTACTAGGTACCGTATACCCCCTTTCACGTGCCAAGGTACTAGTCAACTAAGTGATTGCACGAGATTCTGTGGCAATTTCCTGCGAATGTTGTTGTGAAGTGCCGCCTTGATATCGGTATCATCAACGTCCTTGGCAGACATTATCATACCCCGAGACCTAATGGAGCCTTCGTTCCACGTATTTTTGGTAGATGTAGAACAAGAACCCACGTTGGTACTGGATGCCCCCGACTCTTTTGTGACCTTAGCAGGCTTTGTAGATAAACCGTGCTCATATGTACTTGGGTATGACCCAAATAGATCGTCTGGAAGAAAGCTTATATCCAAATCGTAACCTTGCGGATCGTGGTAGTCATTCGTTATCTTGACACTGCCTGAGCTGCCATGTGATCCGGCGTCTGATTTCTTTTCATTGTTTCTCTCCTCGAGTGCCTTGTTGTAACGTGAAAGTATTTTAGTCGTGGCAGTGCAGATTTTTTTCTGTAACCGTTCTGGAGTGTCCTGTAAAGTAGTATAGTGATTCCCACTGAAGTTCAAAACGCGGTTGCCACTGGTCAGCAGATGACTGCGTTCTTTGGTACTGCTTTGATCGGTCTCGACGCCCTGGTCCGCCACCGCTTTATCATCGTCCGATGCTCCCTCGGGTTCACTGGAGCCCACAGATAGGTATTCATCAGAGCTCCTTGATCCATCAACGTCAGAAGAATTCTCAATGTTAAGCGTATCATCGGGCATATCAACGCTCTGTAGCAATTCGTGCAGTGTATAGGTTTGGTCCGATTCTTCAACGGGATTGTCGTCACTACGTTTGTAACACACTACACTGATGTCAAGGTTGCCACACTTTAACTTCTGGGCATTCGGACCCAGGACAAACACCGTGCGACCGAAACTCATGCATTTACGACGACACTCACGTAAAATGCGAAGGTTGACCATCTCCTGGATGATGTGGCATATCTGCTGCGCTTTGGCATGCTTCAAAACACCGTGATAGGGATTCTCGTTAAGGCGATACTTGATTATGGTCGATTTGTTGGACCCACGCAAGGCGTCGCAAAGAATATTCATAGTTAATACGCTCTTCTTGCGGTGGCGCATAGCCTCCTCTACAAAGGATACAATAATGCGGGCATCGTCACCAACGTCAACATGCTCAGTCAACATGTTAGAACAGCAATTGTCACAACCGCCACAATTAGTATCCAGGACACCACTGGGATCCTCACCAAAAGCACGGAATAATAGTAGACGCCTGCAAGTTGACTTGTTCTGACAGAATTCACGCATGTTAGATAACGTCAGATTACTGGAAATATGCTCACCAGAAGCGGCTTCAGACACAGAGCTGCTGTGGCCCAAGTTCTTGTGACGCTCAAAGTCACGTAAATTGTACCATAAAATAGTTGTAGAAAACTTGCCATCACGACCTGCACGACCAATCTCCTGATAGTAACCCAAAATGGTAACGGGAGCTGAAGTGTGGAATACAAAACGAACGTCAGGCTTGTCTATACCCATGCCAAATGCAATGGTAGCCACCATTACACGTACTGCACCACTAGTCCACTGCTGTTGAATGTAACGACGAGAGTCCAAATTGAGTTTGGCGTTGTATATGCCAACAGATATACCAGCAGACTCCAGTGCTTGGGATACCTTCTCGCTGTCGCCAACAGTAAGGGTGTAGACAATGCCACAACCAGTAGTGGATTTTAAGATTTCAACCATCTCCTTCAAGTAACTGGAAGTCTTCTCACGGCACTCAATCCACAAATTAGGACGGTTTATAGTAGTACGTAAACGTACACAAGATGGAATGCGAAGCACATCAATTATGTCAGAAGCAACCTGAGGAGTAGCGGTAGCAGTCATGGCCAAAATAGGTACATCGGGGAATTTACCCTTCAAGTTACACAGCTTACGGTAGTCCTTCCGGAAAGCTAGTCCCCATTGAGATACGCAGTGAGCCTCGTCAATCACAAACAACTTTAGACGGCCTGCGTCGTGGAGCTCACCAAGTAAACGCACTAAGGTAATGGACTTGTCGAATTTCTCCGGAGTAATAAACAGTATAGCACCGCTCTCAAAATTATGGTCAGCACTCAAGTAATACtcaaatatatcacgtaATTCACCAGAAGAAGTGTTAGCAGTCACCGTCTCAGCATCAATGCCATAGGATCGCAGTATACGCATCTGGTCCTCCATCAGCGATATCAAAGGAGAAAATACAACCACAACGCCACATAAAAGCATAGAAGGTAATTGATAACAATGACTCTTACCTCCACCAGTAGCCATCATCACAAAACAGTCACGATTTAGCAGTATGGCATTTATTGCAGCCAACTGTACACCTCGGAAAGAAGTGTAACCAAAGACTGTACGGTTAATCTCTTCAACACGAGCACTAAACTTGAACGAATCCCCAAATAAATCACTGTTCTCCGATAAAACACAACGGGGGACACGTAAGTCAAGGCCAGCTACCTCATGACTATTTACACGAACCATGTAAGCCATACGGGAATCAGATAGTGGATCTGATAAATGCGATATGTCACCGTCGCCCTGAGTATCAGAGCTGTCCGCCATAGAATCCATTGTCTGACTTGGCAGAGTCTCAGTGCACAATGAATCACAGCCCTCACTACCACCAGGTGATGATCCGCCCGTGAAACGGCTATTGTACTTGGACTGGGAGTTAATTTTGCGACGCTGTGAATGATCCAAAGTATAGCCATTTTTAGGCGCCATACGTTTAGTACCATTGGTATCCAAAGACTGGGCAAGTCGTTCTTGGCTCAGTAGCTTGTCGATACCATTGTTACGCTGTTTTTCTATTTTAGTTGGTATAAGATCGTCCGGAAATGTCTTTTTGGTAGTGATGCCATCACCAGGACTACCTGACGTAAAAAGTTTCTGTCCAACAACAGATTGACATGAATGGTCATTATATAGACCCTTTGGCAATTCCAAGGGTAAATTTATACGATACTGGTCAAGCTCGTCGCCATAAAAATTTGACCTAACAGCTTCATTAACATACATCTGAGCACGCTTTTGAATATTCACAACATGTGACCACCGGTCATGAGCAGATGCAGGCGAGGataaacattcaccaacTGCACGTAATAACGAAACTAAATGCTTCACAGCAAAGAATGATACAGCTTCAGCTACAATAAAAGGTTTATATTCATCGCTGCACCTGCAAGTTTGGTCGAAATCTGTATTGACACCCTTGGAAGATCGTGTTAACATCGATGACTTTGGAGTGGGATCATGCTGTAAAGAGCTATCCAGCGCTAACATGTGGTTGCAAGCTGAAACCATATCACAGACCTTGTCCATGTCAACACTGCCGCTGTCGCGAGTGTGGTTCACAGCAATGTCACCAGGCTCTATCAAACCATCCAAAGACATGCCATCATCGATAGATTGGTCCATGCAATTGTTGACACCCCTAGAAGCTAATAAATAATCTACGGAATCTGATAAACGACTTGTTGATGTAGATGCGCCCATTATATCCTGGTCATTAACAGATGAAGATTTCAAATAATCCCTAACATGCTTGGGCGAGCTTTCAGCATTAACCACGGAAGATTGCTCATTAATATCTTTCTTAATATTGACATCTAGTGCATCACTGGGTACGCTGTCCAGTGGAGGGACTGGCATGTCCGTAGCAGACACGCTAAAcatatcatcatcaatCACGGATTTCTGACTAATCACATTCAGGCGCTTTGATGCAGCGCCAATTGTACTGTAATTCCCATCATTCACAGAAAAACTGTCTTCTACAACACGCTTACGAGGAATTGAGTTGCTTTGAACCAGCTTGCTCACATCCTCCTGAGCAGCATTGCTAACGGTCGTACTAGCGTCAGTAGTAGGCAAGCCATCAATGTATGGCTTGCTGGATGTACTCGGGTCATCAGCCTCATCATTGGACGTCGTCAAGTCAATCAGTATCGGAGAATCTTCAGGCTTCGGCCAGGAAGACATCCTGCTAGTAAATACTAACGCCAATCCGATAAGCACACATCCGATATATGCACCAAGGTAATGGATATGATATACTCATCAGCCAGCAAATAACAACCATGGGAATATACTTGTTGAAGCACACAGTCATACACACATGACGTAAAATCACAACCAAATATGCAACACAAAAGCAACAAAAAGGTTTAACAGATTAATAATACGCGTTTTATAAATACACTAGACATAAATGTGTGACTGAATACAGAAGAAAGTGTCACGGAAATAAACAACAGTATCTAAGCAAAAGTCTAATAAAGattatattacaaaatCCAAATTAGATATAACGCTTTCATAATACCATGCCGTTTATCACGCCAGGCCCATTCAAGGGGAAATGCAAAGCAGCATTACGAAGGTCAATGCCAGGAAGCAACTGAGGAGTGATGACGAAATATTGAGGAGGAGCAAGCTCTCTGGTCCTCTGGGAACCGCTCTCTGTATTTTGATCGCCATAGCAACCAAGTAATAGTCCCATTATACGCTTCTCATAGTTGGCATCAAGACCCTGATTAATCTCATCAATCACAAAAAATGCATTGGTAGTCAAATGCTGAACGGCTAAAATGTATACCATAGTGGTCACACCGCGCTCACCACCAGATTGATAAGAAGCATTTAGAGGTAATAGGTCGCGATCTTGGTGAAACTTCACCATCACCGTCAACTTGGCGTCCTTTATGTTGTCCATAGTAGCATCCAAACGAATCTGGCCACCAGCACCTTCACCG
This window harbors:
- a CDS encoding putative integral membrane protein; this encodes MTLCFIGILIFCLDMEVLRRFITGTAFLLLSMAFAAHNPHRKHRHRFQSFSNGVMLQKGSVEKNPLSGGGSSMKFVATVTPPVSVKEVKASPKEDDSPSVTTEDIMRGRASVDFTKYPEYAQLQPKKSLIGAIVIFALYFLATVVYNYIRKVAEKDRVDKALREYEEEKEHYIETGETADVVGDAV
- a CDS encoding dihydrofolate reductase/thymidilate synthase, producing MSNSYEGCGDLTIFVAVALNKVIGHKNQIPWPHITHDFRFLRNGTTYIPPEVLSKNPDIQNVVIFGRKTYESIPKASLPLKNRINVILSRTVKEVPGCLVYEDLSTAIRDLRANVPHNKIFILGGSFLYKEVLDNGLCDKIYLTRLNKEYPGDTYFPDIPDTFEITAISPTFSTDFVSYDFVIYERKDCKTVFPDPPFDQLLMTGTDISVPKPKYVACPGVRIRNHEEFQYLDILADVLSHGVLKPNRTGTDAYSKFGYQMRFDLSRSFPLLTTKKVALRSIIEELLWFIKGSTNGNDLLAKNVRIWELNGRRDFLDKNGFTDREEHDLGPIYGFQWRHFGAEYLDMHADYTGKGIDQLAEIINRIKTNPNDRRLIVCSWNVSDLKKMALPPCHCFFQFYVSDNKLSCMMHQRSCDLGLGVPFNIASYSILTAMVAQVCGLGLGEFVHNLADAHIYVDHVDAVTTQIARIPHPFPRLRLNPDIRNIEDFTIDDIVVEDYVSHPPIPMAMSA
- a CDS encoding ATP-dependent DNA helicase RecQ family protein, with amino-acid sequence MSSWPKPEDSPILIDLTTSNDEADDPSTSSKPYIDGLPTTDASTTVSNAAQEDVSKLVQSNSIPRKRVVEDSFSVNDGNYSTIGAASKRLNVISQKSVIDDDMFSVSATDMPVPPLDSVPSDALDVNIKKDINEQSSVVNAESSPKHVRDYLKSSSVNDQDIMGASTSTSRLSDSVDYLLASRGVNNCMDQSIDDGMSLDGLIEPGDIAVNHTRDSGSVDMDKVCDMVSACNHMLALDSSLQHDPTPKSSMLTRSSKGVNTDFDQTCRCSDEYKPFIVAEAVSFFAVKHLVSLLRAVGECLSSPASAHDRWSHVVNIQKRAQMYVNEAVRSNFYGDELDQYRINLPLELPKGLYNDHSCQSVVGQKLFTSGSPGDGITTKKTFPDDLIPTKIEKQRNNGIDKLLSQERLAQSLDTNGTKRMAPKNGYTLDHSQRRKINSQSKYNSRFTGGSSPGGSEGCDSLCTETLPSQTMDSMADSSDTQGDGDISHLSDPLSDSRMAYMVRVNSHEVAGLDLRVPRCVLSENSDLFGDSFKFSARVEEINRTVFGYTSFRGVQLAAINAILLNRDCFVMMATGGGKSHCYQLPSMLLCGVVVVFSPLISLMEDQMRILRSYGIDAETVTANTSSGELRDIFEYYLSADHNFESGAILFITPEKFDKSITLVRLLGELHDAGRLKLFVIDEAHCVSQWGLAFRKDYRKLCNLKGKFPDVPILAMTATATPQVASDIIDVLRIPSCVRLRTTINRPNLWIECREKTSSYLKEMVEILKSTTGCGIVYTLTVGDSEKVSQALESAGISVGIYNAKLNLDSRRYIQQQWTSGAVRVMVATIAFGMGIDKPDVRFVFHTSAPVTILGYYQEIGRAGRDGKFSTTILWYNLRDFERHKNLGHSSSVSEAASGEHISSNLTLSNMREFCQNKSTCRRLLLFRAFGEDPSGVLDTNCGGCDNCCSNMLTEHVDVGDDARIIVSFVEEAMRHRKKSVLTMNILCDALRGSNKSTIIKYRLNENPYHGVLKHAKAQQICHIIQEMVNLRILRECRRKCMSFGRTVFVLGPNAQKLKCGNLDISVVCYKRSDDNPVEESDQTYTLHELLQSVDMPDDTLNIENSSDVDGSRSSDEYLSVGSSEPEGASDDDKAVADQGVETDQSSTKERSHLLTSGNRVLNFSGNHYTTLQDTPERLQKKICTATTKILSRYNKALEERNNEKKSDAGSHGSSGSVKITNDYHDPQGYDLDISFLPDDLFGSYPSTYEHGLSTKPAKVTKESGASSTNVGSCSTSTKNTWNEGSIRSRGMIMSAKDVDDTDIKAALHNNIRRKLPQNLVQSLS